Within the uncultured Bacteroides sp. genome, the region AACAGGTACCATGAACCGTATCAATACCAAGATTTCTAAAATGGGATTTGCCGACACCGTGCAGGCTGGCATTGATTCTACAAAGAAAAAGATCGAACTCTTAAAAGAGGAAGTATCAGCGATGCACTTTGACCTTAAAAATCCTAATTCATTTCAAGGCACAGGTGCTGCCGACACATCTATGGCTGTTAAACAATTAATGACAACCATACAAGGGCTCGAAGGCGAACTAACTCAATTGCAATCTACCCACGACAAGACAACTAGCAAGGTAGTCCGTATGAGAACCGAGATGATGAATCTTAGGGAGCAGATGTCAAGAATGGGAGAAGCCGGCCAAAGAAACACCGCAGAATATGAGCAAGTAAGATCTGCCCTCGTTAAACTCACAAAGCAATATAACCTCACAAGAAAAGAGGCGCAAATCCTTGCAAACCCAAATGCCAGGACACAAGCTGTTATATCAGGAATCAATGGTATATCCGGAGCACTGACTGCAGCAACTGGAGTAGTCGGAATGTTCACGGACGACAACGAAAAGCTGATAAAAATACAAACCAAGTTGCAAAGTGTTATGGCGATAACAATGGGTATTCAGCAAATGACTGCAACATTTACCCAGGCATCAGCATTTAAGATCGTGATCATGTCTAAAGCACAGAACCTATGTGCGGTATCATCTGCATTTCTTGGACGTGCATTCACCGTTATGGGATTCAGTGCTGCAGCAGCAGCAACAATGGGAAAGGTTGCTCTGGCTGGCCTTACATTAGGTCTATCTTTACTTATTGGATGGATAGCAGAAGCAATCGCAAAATGGCAATCAGCGAACCAATCCATGCAAGATGCAACCAAGCAAGCAAGCAGACAAATAACTGAAGCAGTCGACGGTCAGACGCAAACAGTTGCTCAATCGATATCAGCACTAGAGAAGTTGCAACGTCAATGGAATGCGCTAGGTAATAGCCTGAAAGCGAAACAAAAATTCATTACCGATAACAAGGAAGAGTTCCATAAATTAGGATTCTCAGTCAATAGCGTCAGCGACGCTGAGAACATCCTTGTAAAAAATACAGCCGCAGTCGTTAAGGCTCTAGAACTAAGAGCCAAAGCAGCAGCTTATCAGTCCATCGCAGAGGATGAATATAAAAAGATGGCCCAAGCAGACATCACTGCTGAAATGCAGCTAAAGCAAAAACCATTAAAAGAAGACTATAAAAAGAATATCCAGACAAAAGTATGGACTTCCAGTTCAACTTTCTACATGGATACTCAGACTGGATATGATTATAATGACGAAGCAAATGCGAAAAAAAATCAGGCAGCCAGAATTAAACATCAGAAAGACCTAGCAAGAATGCATTCAATATATGGCAACCAAATTACTAAGATGCAAGCCGACTCTGAACAGGAACTGGCATCGCTTCAAATGGCTAGCGGACTTACTCCATATGTTGAACAGAAAAAAGAAAAGAAGAAAAAGGATAAAAAAGATAACCGCACAGAAGAGGAATATCTGCAAATATTAAATGAAAATAACCAGGAAGCAATACGTTATAAACAAGACCTGCAAAATGAAATGACACAGGCCGAAATTAATTCGTTGGCAGACGGAACATCGAAAGTACTTGCACAGATGGAACTTGATCATACTATCAAGATGCAGAAGCTAGATGAGCAGGAACAGGACGCATTAAAGAAAGCGCAAGACAGAGCTGAAAAGGCATTCAAAGCAAACCCTGACAATCCTAAAGATGCCGTATTTGATAGAAGCACGATTACTTTGTCAACAGATCAGACAAAATTATATAATCAGCTTAGACTTAACGAGGAAAAAGCATATAACAAGAGCATAGTAGAAGAACAACAGAAGGTCTTTAAAACGCTTATAGAGAAGTATAAGTCATATGCAGACGCTCGTAAAGAAGCAGAGGATAAGTTCAATAAAGAACGCGTCGTTTTAGTTAAGAATGGAGCCACGAAAGATTCTCTTGATTTGCAGGAAAAAGATAAAAACGATACTCTTTCAAAGATAGATGAAACCTTTGCAGAAAGCAGTGAGACATACAAACAGTGGATGGACACAATTACAAACATGACCGTTCAGCAACTTCTGTCTTCGCTTATAAAAGCGCAACTCATGCTCCAGCAGCAGAGAGATCCAGAGACAGGAGCAACAAAAAACACCAAAGAAGTCGCTGTCCTCAGAGCAACGATTGCTAAACTCCAGGACCAATTGAATAAAACATCAAACGGTAAAACTGGAAACACAACTAAAAATAGCGTCAAGGAATGGAAGGACCTTAATGAAGTGCTTTCTAAGACAGCCAATGAATTTAAAGAGATTGGTAAAACCATCGGAGGTGTTGCAGGTGATGTTATAAGTTTTGCCGGAGAAATCGCAGCAACAGGAGTGGCGATGATTTCAAGCATCGGGCAGTTGGCAGCCGGAACAATGACAAGTGTTACTGCAGCTGGAGTTACTACAACCAGAACGCTCATTACCGTAGAGAAGGCATCCGTTATCTTAGCTATCATTTCGGCAGCAATGCAGATCGCTCAAATGATTGCATCGCTTCTTAAAGATGGGAAATCACAAGAACAAGACCAGATAGAAATCCAGGGCGCTCTTGCAAGTACGCTTAATGACTATAATAATAAACTGATTGCAACTAAATTGCTTCAGGATGAGGTATGGGGTACCAATGCATTAAAGAATATGCTTAATGCAATTGAAGCTTTATCCGAAGCTCAGAGCAATTACAATAATTTATTAAACGGGACAGCATTTAATAGCACGCAAACACTGCGAGAATCCCTGCAATATAAAACTAGATCATCCGGAACATGGCATCACAGCAGATGGCAAAATCTAGAGGATTGGGTAAAGCAGAATATGGGGCAAGATCTTTTTGATTCGGAAGGATCAATCAACATAGACCTTGCAGAGTCCTTACTATCAAAGAATGCAGACAGGCTCGATGATACAACAAAGGATAACCTGCAGGCGCTTATCGATGCCCAAAAGTCAATCGAGGACGCAAACGATGCAATGACAAGCTATATCTCTGAAACCTTCGGAGACCTAGGTGATGGTATGGCAGACGCGATTGTGAATGCATTCAAAAATGGAGAGAATGCTGCTGAAGCATTCGGAGATAGTGTTCAAGAAATCATTCAGAATATAGGCTTACAGATGGTTAAGACTTTATTAATGGACAGATACTTTAATGCTTATCAATCAAAACTCACAGCCGCTTACAAACAGTTTGATACAGATAAGGACCAAGGTAAGCTGGACGCTGCAATCGTTCAATATACATCTGATTTAATGGATTCGCTCCCAGAAGCTCAGACATTAAGTGATGAATTGCTTCAGACATTAAGTGATGCATACAAGAAAGCATTCGGAGAGGACCTTTATACTTCAGACAGCAGAGAAGCATCATCAGGTGATGGTATAGCTTCAGCAAGCCAGGACAGCATCGACGAATTAAACGGTCGAATGTCTGCGATACAGGAACATACTTATAACATTGTGGCCGGAATGCAGATTCTTATAAGCACAAGTGCAAGTATACTCGAAAAAGTTATTGGCATAAAGGAAGATACAGCAAGACTTGTAAATATAGAGATTACATCGGATGAATTGAGAAATGAAGTAGCTAAAGTGCGCGAGGTTATGGACAGCTTCAATATTCATGGAATTACAATAAAGAGATAAACAAATGGAAGGCGAATTATTCATAGATGGGAAAGACGCTTATACCACATATGGTATAGGCATAATTAACGCAGGATATAAAGGCATAGCCTCCTACCCTTCCTTAAAAGAGCCTGATACTAATGACTGGCCAGATGAAAATGGAATAGAGGCCGATCTTAGTGAACCTGCACTCGATAAAAGAGATATATCTATAAATTTCTATGGAGTTAGTGAAATAGGAGCCGCAAGCATGATATCCGATCTTTCATCCGGAGCATACCACATCTGGTACTTCGCAGAAATTGGATGCACAATGAAACTCCGAATATCAAAAGAGAGCTCAAAAAAGATAGTTAAGAGTCTTCAGACATTTACTTTAAAATTCATTGATGATTTCCCATTTTATGGATTCACGATGCCGGATGATGAGACCAAACCTATTATACCGCAATGGGGAGTTAGCCAAACCGGATACAATATAGATGATATATCACTTGCGGATTATGGTATATATGTCATTGATGGAGCCGATGAAAATATAATGGAAACTCCAGAGGCCAAGACAAACCTAGAAATCAGCATTAAGAATAAGAATGGAATTACATACGATGCCTCATTTATTAAGTATAAAAGTAAGGATTGTACAATTCCACTATTCATAAGAAGCAGTAGTAAAGAGGACTTCTGGAATAGATACTATACTCTGCTTTATAACTTGACAAGACCTGAGGCACGTAGATTTTTATTTTCCAGAACAAATACGGAATATAGCTTCTATTACAAATCAGGTTCATGTTCTAGAATTGAAATATTATCCGATGGTGGAATATGGTGCGAATTCTCTATTGTGCTTGTATTCATGGATTATACAACAAAAGAATTCTATGCACCAATCAAGCTATTACAAGACGGCAATATAAAACTATTATTAAACGGGACGATACATAAATTTAATACTAACATTTAAAAATTAAAGAAATGGCAAAATCAGGTTATATCAGTGAATTCATGGCAGGAGGAAGAATCCTGAGCCACGGTAAAATAACAAGCTTAGCAAATGGATTCCATTTAAAAAATAATGTTCCATTCGCTATTTACGTGAAACCAACAAATGGAACATCCGACATTGATACAGTCCTACCTGTTCAACTCTCAGAAGAGGACGCGATAACTGACGCTCCAGTAGTATTCTATGAATGGTCGCCCTTGGCAATTTCTATGATTGGAGCGAGCAATGCAACCGACAACAATGACATATACTGGGGAGCCGGAGAAGAAGCCCAACCGGAATTATAAAAATGGGAGCGATAATAAATACAATCTTATTAACGACAAAGAAATTTATTAGATCATTCAACCGCAAAAATAAGAATGTAAAACTGACGCAAGATGCTGCCAGTATAAGACTTACAGAGAACGGAGAAATGAGAGTAACTAACGATTAAAATAAAACAGAAATGGCACTAACTACAGATGAAGAAGTAAAGGTAAGACAAATTATCACAGCCTTCACAAATGGAAAGAAAGTAAGTGATCTATCATCAGTCACCAGCATTCTAGGTGGAGAGACTATGGAGATTATACAAAATGGAGTAAGTAAGAAGGTCACAATTGATCAGCTTAGAATTGCTGCCACACCAGATGCAAATGGATGCTATCCGGACGTACCACTTAATCGGGTATCCATCCAAAGATATAGTGGACAAGAATCAACGGTACCAACAATGGAAGGCAACTTATCCATTATCGATAAGATTAAAGCAACTGCTTATCCGTGTCTTATTGACAGAAGCAGTAAGGTTGTGGCCAAGCTTAACGGTAACACTATGCGTAAAACAGCAGATGGAACCGTCGCAGTTCTTAACGACTGGACCATGCCGGCCATGCTTGCTATTGGTGGAATCTGGTTTAAATACGAATACAATGCCGCTACCAATGTTAAGACTTACAAGTTCTCAACATTGAAGGTACTAGGATATAAATATATCCGTAGACGTTTCTTAAATCTATTCGGTGGAAGTATTTACAACGATGGAACAAAGAATTACCTGACCAGCCGATCAGGAGTGTTCACGACTCAAAACACATCACTTGTAAATTACCAGGCATACGCGCTTAACATGGGCTCTAACTTTAGAGCAATTGCTGCGCAAGACCAGGAAGTATATCGTTTCTATTTCTGGCTAATTGAACAGAACTTTAATAGCCAGGCTATTATTAGAGGTATCTGTGATGTTAACAGTACGAACTGGAGTTTGTATAGCCGCACCGGAGATACAGATGGTGCAGGAATAGCCGGACAATCATCTTATGCGCAAATGTATAAGACCGGAGAGTTCACACTTGACATTGTAGGGCATAAGGGTTCAGGAACTAACACTGTCACAATGAACAGCGTCGCAACTACAGTCGCACCATACAAATGGCTATGGAGAGAAGGCATGCTGGCAGGCCCTTATTGGTTATATATGACCGGATATCTAATATTAGGCAATAAGGTATATAAAGCCAAGGATTTAAAGAATATCCATCTGAGCGATGTAACTACGGCCAACATTGCAACCTACTATGACTATTATTGTGACATTGCTGCAGATAGTGGTTTTATACTTGAGAACTTCGAAGGATCGCTTATACCATCATTAGTTGGAGGTACAGACAGCAAAGGAATGGCAGACTATTTATATAGACCAACCTATAATGAGACTACTTTGTATATCCCCGCTGGTCTTGGGGCCGCGTATAACGGTTCCAATGGCGGTTTGTCGCTCTTGCACTCGGACTACGGTGTGTCGACTACGAACCCGAGCTGCGGCGGTGCCCTTGCTTCCGATGATCCGGCAGACACAATCTCCGACGGAACGATCGCAGCATAAGAGAGTGACCGAGGGTGGCCGAGGGTGGCCGAAACCGAAACCGTGGCGCCAGCCACCCCGTCGCCTTTAGGCGAACCATCTTAGATATTTGACATTTTGAAAATATAAAATCGCGATTAATAATCGCGTAGGTTTTCTTTTCCGAATCCCCGCTGGTCTTGGGAACGCGAATAACGGTTCCAATGACGGTTTGTCGAACTTGAACTCGAACAACGGTGTGTCGAATACGAACCCGAACTACGGCGGTGCCCTAACTTCCAAAGCATTGAAGCTGCGGATATGAAATTAAATAAAATAGGAAAAGAGATACCTTGCTAATTGAGACATCAGTCTCCACCATCAGGTGAGCAGAAGAAGCTTCACGAGGAGTCGGCTAGTAACTAGTATGAACGCGGCCTCTTAAATATGGAAGCAACGCATAACAGCGTGGCTACTTATATTTTAAAACATTATGGAATGAAGAAAACATTCGTCGATATTAAGGAAGTTGCAAGTTTTAACAGCTTGTATAATGGGTATATGAGAGCAACAGAGGGAAAAAAGAAATACAGAAAAGATGTTAAGCCATACGAGCAAAACCTTTCTGTAAATCTAAAGAACTTGTCGCGAAAATTATTAAATGAATCATGGAAGCCTTCAGAAGGTCACACATTTATGCTATTCACAGAAGGAAAGTGGAGAGAGATAAATACACAACCGATAGAAGACAGAATCGTCCACCAAAGCCTGGTATACTATTGGGGTACCATCTTAGAAAACGATTCATCCGTAGAACATACGGAAGTATAAAAAACAGGGGGACCTTAAAAGCCAGTAAACAGCTCCGAAGAGATTTATATAAAGGAGTAAACTACATTGTTCAATGGGATATGAGAAAGTTCTATCCGAGCATTGATAAAGACAAATTGAAGGAATTAATCCGGAGAAAAATAAAAGGAGAAGCAGCCCTAAGATTAATGAATAAAATCATTGATGCATATAAACCCAAAATGAAAAGAGGAATTAGCATCGGAGCTCTTCCCAGTCAGACTAATGGAAATTGGATGTTAACCCCATTCGATTACTTCTGTCTTGATACAATGAAAGTCCATTTTTATGAAAGAAATGTAGATGACATAGTAATGGGATTCAGGACCAAGGAAGAGATAGCTGAAAAAATTCCAAGGATGAAAGCATTTGTTGAAACACTAGGAGTAACAGTGGGTAAATTAATAGTGTTCCCAGTTGACAAACAAAAAGTAAGCTTCTGCATGTATATGCATGAGAAAGGACATACCGAACTGAGACCTAAACCTATGAGAAGGTTTTCTAAGTTATTAAATCACTTAGAGAATCACCCAGAAGAACCAATAAGGGAAAGAAGCCGGGTATGCAGCTATTTAGGATTTTTAAAACATTGTGATAGTTATAACATTTTAAAAGAAAAAAGACATGAGCACAGTAAAGTTTTTAGTAGAATCAACGGATGCTCCGCACTTAGCAACCGTAAAAAAAGAGACATTGAAAGTACCAGATCCAGGGATGAATGAGTATAGAAGATACTTTAATCAAAGACTGGAAGACGTCTCACAGCCTGATGGCAACGAAGGACAGACAATCACTCAAATAAATAGAGCTGATTATGTAGCTATCGTTGCTGATCATGAGATTACAGACGATGAATTCAAATCCTGTTTATCTGAATCAGGGTATAGTAATGAACAAATAACTTCAATATTTGCGTAATGCCAACCCTGGATAAGATATCGGTTAAATTTCGCAATCGATTCAATGGAGCTTTCATAGATAAAAAGGTGCTTATTAAAAATAAGATCGTTATCAACGTGGAAGATTTCAGAGTGGATAAATCAAAGGTCCATGGATGCGAAAATTTATGCCGAATGAAACTAACAATTAGCGGACGCCCCATAGTAACATGGCATGCATCCGCTAATTTAATAGACTTTTTAAATCAATGCCAGGAGGATGACATCGAAAGAAAAATCAAATACGAAGAAGAGAAATCAATAGCAAAAGAACAAGGTTCTCAGTTTAAAAAGAAGTTCACTAGTAACTTCCCAATTGAGGACGCAATATTATTCAGAGGTGACGACAAAGCCTACTATCTTATCCCTGCACCTGAAGATGCAATGAGACCAACAGATGATGAGTTGCATGAATATATAACTACATCAAAAGAAATGAAAGATAAAAGAGAACACCAGAACGAAGACTGGTGATAAAACACAAACACCATGAAACTATATAACCCAGACGAAAGTGAATTATTAATAGAGTTAGAGGATGGAACAATGCAGGAATGCGAAGTAAAAGATACTAGCTACCGACAGAAGACAATCATGAGTGACAACGTCCTTGTTGTTTATGTTGACTCTCCGGTTCCACTCACAATCGCTATCGGTACTTACTGCACATTCAAAGGCGAAAAATACTATGTTCAAAAGCCAAGCAATGTAAAGGAAAACCATAGCCGGTCATACGAATATACGATTTCGATGGGGACCTATCAGGAATATTTGAAAAAATGGAAGATT harbors:
- a CDS encoding RNA-directed DNA polymerase; translation: MRKFYPSIDKDKLKELIRRKIKGEAALRLMNKIIDAYKPKMKRGISIGALPSQTNGNWMLTPFDYFCLDTMKVHFYERNVDDIVMGFRTKEEIAEKIPRMKAFVETLGVTVGKLIVFPVDKQKVSFCMYMHEKGHTELRPKPMRRFSKLLNHLENHPEEPIRERSRVCSYLGFLKHCDSYNILKEKRHEHSKVFSRINGCSALSNRKKRDIESTRSRDE